CAGAATATTCACCTTAATAATCTCCTTGATCTCACTCACTGTTTTCATGTTAAGTTCCTCCATTTTTTTATTTTCCAATGGCCATAGCCATAGAATTACCATTTATAGATATTGAGACTATAAGCCCAGTCGCTACTCTCTCTTTTGTCCAGCCAAAAGATTGAATCACGGATTGTTGTTCTTTCTTTGGAAGAGAAAGAAGTTCAATAGCTGCTTGAGTATGGAACAACGAGCCATTAGACTCCATGTAACCACATAGGTGATTGAGTGTCATTACAGGAAGATGAGCATATTTTTCTAGTAGCTTCTGCAAAGCTTCCGAGTCAGTTACATTATTGTTATGGTAAAAGACAAAATCGATATCTTCTTCTGAGAGCCTTGCATTTTCCAAACAGTGAGCGACAGATTTTTCTATGGTTGTGTAAATGTCTGTGTTACTGTTAAAAGCTTGTCCAAATCCCTTAATTGAAGCTAACTTCTGGAGACCTTTTGCCTTTACAGTTTCATCGTCTGCCAACATAAGAAACGTACTACCTTCACTCATCTCATACGTACTGGCCGTTAAATCCATTGCCATATCAATCTCAGTTGATAGTCTTGACTGCTCATCCCCTGCTCCTACAAGAATTGCTTTTTGTTTTCCATCAAGAATACTAGTCGTCCCGTAATGAATAGCTTGCAGACCATCTATCCCCCCAGAACTGTGAGAAGAGCTAAATCCTTTGATATTGAATACCTTTGCTAGCTTTCCAGCCGTTGAGTTTAACACCATATCAGGAAAGTAAACACTGCTCGCATTCTCCTCCCCACGATTAAGAATAGAGCCAAGGTACTTTTCAGCGCTTTTTAAACTTCCCCGAGACGTTCCAAACACCAGTCCGAGATCTTCATACTCTGATTCTTCCATGGGTATTTTTTTCAAAGCTAGATCACAAGCTCCAATACTGTATTGAGTTAACGGATTCATACGACGTTGATAGAGTGTTTTATTGTAGTTTTTGAGAGAAAATTCTAGGTGTAGAGGTGAGGTTTTATTTTGAAATACGTTAAGTAGGAATGATCCATCTTCATGAGCTCGGGCATGGATGGTACCAAAGCTACAGATAGCAATTGATTTAACATTTGCTTGATGATTTATTTCATTCTTAGATGTGGAGTACGATGGGTGACTTACATTTTTAGATAAAATAGAGGAATTATGACCACCAAACGCTGAATTGTTACATAAAAAATATTTGGGAGCATATGAATGCATTGAATTGGTTACTAACTTTGGATGATCACAACCTTCTCTTGCCTTTGAAAAATGAAGTGTAGCCGGTAGCTTTCCTTGTTCAAGTGCTAAAAGTGTTGTCACGTATTCAATAGAGGCAGCCGCACCAAGGTTATGACCGAAATAGGCTTTACTAGAACTGACATAGATATCATCGAATTGATCTTTGAAATAAGAGCGGAGTCCACGAAGTTCTGCAGGATCATTTGCTTTTGTTCCGGTACCGTGTGTGTTTATATACTCAATTTCTTCTTGGGACACATTCCCTTGAGACATAGCCATTTCTACGGCTTTTTGAATGCCATAACCATCCGGCTGAGGAGCCGTTTCATGATGAGCATCACTCGTAAGGCCATAACCTTCAATAACACTGTATATTTTCGCTTCTCTTGCTAACGCTTTTTCTAGTGGTTCCAGCACAATAAAAGCGGCACCTTCACCGAGACTTAAGCCATACTGCTCATTATAAGGCGAACACGGTTTATCGTTTAAAGCCTTTAAAGCGTTAAATCCAGCGTAAACGGATGTAGACATTGAATCCGATCCACCAGCAATCATCATATCTGCATAGCCGTGACGAATCATGTCACATGCATACCCAATAGCATTTCCACTTGCTGCACATGCTGTGTTTAAAGTCATTACCGGTCCAGATAATTGGAATTTCTTCGCAACAGCATCACCTTGTTGATAAAATGGATATTTTCTCGTTTTATCTCGATCCAATTCTTCTAGAGATCTTTGTTCTTCTAAAGAGTTTAATCCACCATTACAAGTGCCAAAAGCCAGTCCAATTGTTAAATTTGAAGTTGAATCAACCTTTGCCTCTTCTAACGCCTCTTGAATAGAGATAATAGCGTACTGGGCACACCGGTCAAAGTCCTTTTCTTCCTCTGAAGTAAAATAGTCATTCGGATTATAGGCTTTTATCTCCGCTCCCATTTCACTGATAAATGATTCTGGATTAAAAGACTTAATGAAATCAATACCCGATTTGTTTTGCTTCATACTTTCAAAGACTTCGTGTTTATTTTTCCCAATACTTGATAAAATCCCAATACCAGTAACAGCAATTTGTAAAGAAGTCATTGTTTCCCCCACCTTTTTTTCCATTTAGTTAGAAATAATATAAAAGCTAACCCTAGGCGAATGACATTTTTTTTACTACCACTTTGTTTCAATAAGCTTAGAGGAACAATTTTTTGAATTAAATCTAAATGATTTGGCGATCCATGCACATCATCAAATTCATAGAAAGTAATATTCTGACCATTTTCAAGTAAAAATTCTTTATCGTTTGTTGGAATAATTTCATCTCGACGACTAAAGACATAGGTTAAAGGAATACGGAGGTTTCTTAGTTCTTCTGGTGAAATAGCATATGAAGTAAGTGTACGGCTCACATCTTCTAGGTTCTTTTCCAACACATGAGAAAGTGTAAGTTGTGTAATAAAAGGAACATGTTTTTCTGAATACTCTTTAAAAAAGTAATGAAGCGGCGCACCGACAGTGGTGATGCCTTTAACTCGGGTATCCTCTAATGCTTGCTTGATGGCTAAATGTCCGCCAAAACTCATGCCGACAATATAGGTGTGGTTTACATTTGCCAATGAAGAAAATGTATCTAATACCTGCCCAAGCATGCGATGGGAAGCATTATCATAAACTGTTCTATTTTCACCTACCCCAGGACATTCCATAATGATAACTGAAAAGCCCAGTTTTTTCCCAACTTTCAAAAACACTTTCCATTGTTCTTTTACAGACACAATTCCGCCTATTACTAGTAAGCACGGTTGATTCAAGTGTAAATTTGATGTATACACACTGAATGGTTTGCCATGGGCTTGAAATGTATGTTTACGAATATTATCCTTAGCATACGTTCGTTCAAAAACGATGGATAGCTCCTTGCTCGCTGCTTTCTGCTGTTCGGTGTGAGGGTATGGAAATCTAGCAAAATTAAAGCATTGAATGGCATCTTCCATTGACCCCTCTTTTAAACACCGTTCTGCCGCTGTTACCCACTGCTGATCCCACGCCCCTTTGGTTGGTACTTCGCATGGAGGTAAGTGTATATTATTTAAGATGTCTAGTGGGTCAATCTTTGTAAACGAATGCGTCCTTACATGTAATCGTGCATATTGCTTTAATTCTTCTATGTTTAACATGAGGTCACACCTAACTTTTTAAAAGAAGCCTTTACTAACCTATCCACCACTTCCGGCTTCTGAAGAATACTGAAATGTCCTCCTTCAACCGTCACATACTCCATACTCTCAGGCATAACTTCCTTCCAATCTGCTTCTCCCACTTTTCGAGTTAGAATATCGTCCAAACCATTCACGATATATGTAGGGATTTTTGATTTAGTGGCCGTATAACGAAACGTTTTAACAAGAGAGAGATCTGCTCGAAGTATTGGCGCAAACCATTTAACAAACATAGGGTGATTTTTATACTCATTCGGAACCCCACCCAAATCTGCAAGCCTTCCTACTATCGTATGATCATCCTCATCTAATAGCTTCACACCTCCACCATAGCGATCAATTGGGTTAATACCACTTAAAATACGACATTGAACCTTATATTCTTGTAATCTTCTTGACACTTCATAAGCTAGAAGTCCCCCCATACTATGACCAAAGACTCCCCAAGTTTCGCTCCGGTTACGCAAACTAATTACTTTGTTAGCCAGATCTTCTACAGCTTTGTCAAATTGATTGAGAAATGGTTCATTCACTCTTATCCCTCTTCCAGGTAAGTCTATTCCAACAACATCGATTCCAGGAAATTCCCATTTACTAAACATATTTGATGAACCGCCAGCACAGTGAAAGCAAAATAGCTGCATATAACCCCCCCTACACGTATATAACCTTTGGTTACTAACCTATGGTTATAATAATACACTTTTATCCGCATTTCAACATATTTTTTCAAAAAATACGAAATATTAAAAAAAATACCATTATTTAAAATGGTATTAATCGTTTATTACAATTGTAAATATGCGTTAATTTGATTATGAGGTTGCTTAATATCTGATCCATGACATATACTTACAACTTCAGGCCTTAATTCCTTCACAATTTTCCCACTTTCTATCGCTTGGCTCATATCAGCTGTAAACATTTTAATAGGTGGTTTAAGTTTATCTCCCTTGGAAGTAAATAAATCTCCCCCTATTAGGACGCGATCTAGGGTATGATAATAACTTACGTGTCCCGGAGAATGACCTGGTGTATGATAGGGTACTAGATTCTCTATAGCTTCTAACGTCCCATCCTCATTTTGTTTTAACGGTTTTACAATTCCAGGTTCAACAAGATGTTCCTTCTTCTTTCGGCCAGGAAATGGTTCTCTTCCTTCCATGTGTTTTATATCCATAACGTGACTATAAACTGGCAAGTTATGTTTATTCAGTATTTTCTTTAATCCTCCCACATGATCAGAGTGTCCATGGGTTAATAAAATAGCTTTCAATTCGCCTAATTTTTCTGCCTCTTTTATTATTCGGTTGCTCATAAATGGCATTCCCGTATCTACTATATAAACCCCATTATTAGCCTTTACTAGCCAAGCACTCATTTTCAGTAGAAACCAAGCTTCAATTTTGTAAACGTGCTGTGAGACTTTGATTACTTTCATCACATACGCCTCCCTGTATAAGGTAATTGATTGACCTTTCCACAATTGGAAAGACACGTCTAATAATGCCATTTACACGTTCGTCTACATTCTTGTAGGTCATAATAATGCCATGTAACAGAAAATAAACCATTCGGCTTAAATCTAACAATTGCTTCTCATCAAAATTAGGAAAAACTCCCTTTACGGCATTTTTTAAATGTATAAACAGTTCCAATCTCTTTTCATTTAATTCCCAAATCGTTTCTTCAATATCAACTCGACTGGCTTCATAAGTAAGAAAGGCTTGATAAAGATTACGGTAACTTAGACCAAAATGAACAAACATTTTTGACAATCTAGTCAGCTGTTCTTGTGGTCGGTACTTTTCAGATGCAAGTGTGTTTTGAATACTATTGCGTAATCGATCAAGGGGTTCTTCAGCTAATGCTTCTAATAGTTGTTTTTTATCTTCAAAATAAACATAAATACTTGTGTGAGAACATTTTGCTTCTCTTGCTATCTCCCTCACAGTCACTTGCTCATACCCTTTTTGGGTAAATAATTTTTGTGCAGCAAGTAAAATTCGTTCTTTCGCTTGAGCTTCTAAAGACACTTTTTATTTCCCTCCTCACTAAACAACGATATAACCACCGGTTACTAACCAACGGTTATATTATAACATAGTTAACTTCTTTAACAAGCCTACTTTTACCTTTTTTTTTATGTTTCTTTTATTGTTGATACACGATTATTTAAAGGGCTAGCCTGAATGAATATCACTGATGTTATGCCATTCCGTATAACACGCCAACCCTCTTTTGCTTAAGATTCTAGTAAATGACTTCATAGACCTTCATCTTCATTCTTCTAATAAAATAAACGCCTTTTTAATATGATTAATGACATACTGATTTCGAAAGGAGTGACTTTAGTGAATTATTTTATTGGCAAAAATCAAAATAATAATGCACCTATTTCTAATGGCAACGTATTGGCATGGATTCAACAATATGATGTAGGCTGCCATCCAGTTGATCGGATAAATCAATTTTTTTTTAAATACTTTGATATGTCAAGTTCTCTGTTAGATGACAATGGCTCCTATGTATTAGTGAAAGATCACAATGAAAAAGTATGGTACGATCCTTATGGTTTTGTCCAACAGAAATTAGGGCAAATCGGCGAAATTGTTTCCATCAATGATACGAAATATGTCGATGGATTTGGGATTTACGAAGTCGTGTCCCATAAAGGTAATATCGTTGTTAAAACAAAGACTTGGACCCCACCTAACACACATTCACTAGTGCGATCCATTAGTGTGAAAACCCTGCGAGGCAACCAATCCAAAGCGTCAATTTACCCTGTCATCCATCTGAAAAACTTCGTTCAACGACTTGATAATATCTTTATATCTCGAATTTCGGAAAATCAGTGGCTCGCTGTGACGGTTTTCCCTGTTATCGACGGTATCAGTGGAGACATCGGTAAAGCTGTCACAGGGGAAGGGATCACTATTTTTGAACATAGCCTCCTCCCTACTCCGTTAGTTTTCACCATGCCAACTCAACCGCTACCTGGACCGGATTATAGTCAACCAGTTTATCAACTTTTTGCTGCGGGCAATTCGAAAGAACAGGCACTTCACGAATTAGAACGAACGCGAAGTGAGGTTAAACAAAGCGAACAAAAAACATTACGTTATTGGCAACTGCGCCACAAACAAACAGTCGATGTCGGTCCACTTCCAGAAAAATACGATTATTTTTGGAAAGTCAGCAACACGTTAATAAAAATGAGCTTACAAAGTGATGGCACACCGATTATCATTGGGTTTAAACCTTATATCGGAAATGTATGGATTCGTGATAGCTTATGGGTAGCGGCAACTTTAGCTTTAGCAGGACACTTAGAAGATGCTGTAAAAGCATTATACGCCACACTCAGTTATTTAATTGAGCGCCCTAACGGCAACTATTATTTTGCCTATAATGTCGTGACAAAACTACCAAATGAGCATGCATTCGAAAATGATACAACAGGCCTCATATTATATGGCATTTGGCAAGTATGGTCTTTAACCAATGATTCGTCATTGCTGCAAGATATGTGGCCAATCATTAAACAATCGAGCAATTGGATATTAAAAACCAGAGATAGCACTGGGCTCATTCTCCCGGATGCAGGTATTTGGGAAACATTCGGCCCTCACTTAGACGAGCATTTTGAACATATGACTTGGACATCTGCCATTTCAGCATTTGGTTTAAGCAAAGCTGCCATAATGGCTGAGGCTGTCTCAGAAAATGAAAAGGCTAATCAATATAGGCAAGGTGCAGCCGAATTAATTCAAGCCATTTCACGGCACAACGTTCATAATGGCATTGTCACACGATCACTAGAGACAAAATTATTAGATGCTTCTGTCAGTTTATTCTTTTCAGAGTATCCTATTTTTCCAAAAAAGTGGTTACAACCTACGATAAAAGCTATGAGGCAAAGGCTAGAAGACCCATTCATTGGTGGTATTTGGCGACATGAAAGTTTAGTCACTGAAGAAGGAGATTTAAAGCCATGGACAGGACCAACTTTTTGGTTAGGTCAAGCATTTTTGATTGATAATGACGTCAACGAAGCTTGGCGGTATTTTAATCACAATTATGATAATAGCGCATTTTGCGGCCTCCTTCCTGAATTACTCTATAGTTCTGGCCGTCCTAGAGGTATTGGCTTACCAAGCTACTCTCAATCGGGCGTTATTAGATCCTTGTTGCTATATAAGCATTTATATATGCCGGACTAATTTTTATCCATCACCTTAAATATAATAATTGAATGAGTGCAAATTTCGAACAAGGACTGTGACCTTCACTTCAGACGGACGCTTTCCCGAGAGCTTTTCTTCAACTAACTTTTATTCGGTTAACTTTCGCAAAAACAAACGGCTGCTCATTCCTCAGGGAGTCGCCGCCTTCAGCATAATATTAGTCTTATTGCTTTAAAAACATTATTAGAAATCGACTCAAGTGTTTAAATAAGCAAAAATGGATAATATCAAATGACCTTGATAAAACGAACCGTCAATCAGTGGGCGTGGACGTTCTTCTCCCACTGATTATTAGTTGAGTCATCAGGAGATTAGCACCCGTTAGCTGTGATAAATGTTCAGGCAGAAAAGACGCTAGTCATTCTGTCTGAATCCGTTAATTTAGTGAGAACGTATCTGCCTATGTATAGTGATTGTCATAACTATAAGTTTAAGTCAAACGTGAGAAATTATCTCCTATTCTCATTTAATCTCATTCGCTTCCCCCCAGCCATTAACATATAACCCCCCTGTCCTTTTCACCTTAGCTTGGTACTCACTTCTACGTGTTGACGTATCCCCTCTGAAAAAAAGCAAAGCTAATTTTAAAGGAAATCATTTACGGTTAAACCATATTCATAGAAGTTAATAAACATTTTTTTGAAAAAAGTGTGTACTTTTTTAATTTGGCTATGTATAATGTTATATAACAGAAATATAAATAAATAACTGTACTATAAAAAGGAGTGAGAAGTGTATGATGAAAAAGACGAGTCGTCCCTTTAAGTCTACTGCTAAGAAAACGTGCCCTGAATGCGGTGAATTCATTAAAGAGTTGACCGAGTCTTACTTTATGGAATGTGAACGCTGTCTTACTAGAAAAAGTGAATAAGCGCCATCTGTTTAATAACAAACGAAAAGGGGTTATCTTGTATGAGTACAGTTGAGGAAAAAATTAAAATCCTCGGAGAACGCCATGACGAATATGACGAAATATTAACTGAAGAAGCACTTCAGTTTATTTATCACTTAGAGGCTCGCTTCGGTAAGAGAAGAAAGGAACTATTAAATGACCGAGAAAAAGTACAAGTGGCCATTGATGAAGGGCACACTCCTCATTTCTCATCGGAAATGAAGTCTATTCGGGAAGGGGATTGGACCGTCGCACCCCTACCGCAAGATCTACTGGACCGTCGGGTAGAAATCACTGGCCCTGTAGACAGAAAAATGGTCATTAATGCGTTAAACTCTGGAGCTAAAGTCTTTATGGCAGACTTTGAAGATGCAAACTCGCCAACTTGGAACAATTGTCTAGAGGGGCAGATAAATCTGAGAGATGCTATTCGTGGAACTATCTCGTTTACAAATGAAAGCGGTAAACATTATCAGCTTCAAGATGATCCTGCCGTCATAAAGGTGAGGCCAAGAGGATGGCACTTAGAAGAGAAACACTTCTTAGTAAATGGGCAACGTATATCTGCAAGCTTATTTGACTTTGGCCTATATTTTTTCCATAACGCCAAAGCATTGATTGAAAAGGGTAGTGGCCCTTATTTTTACCTGCCTAAAATCGAAAATCATCGTGAAGCCAAACTATGGAATGATGTATTTGTGTTTGCACAAAAAGAACTGGGTTTTCCCCAAGGGACCATTAAAGCGACTGTGTTAATTGAAACGATTTTAGCGGCTTTTGAAATGGATGAGATTTTATATGAATTAAAGGAGCATTCGGCTGGATTAAATTGCGGACGTTGGGACTACATTTTTAGCATTGTAAAGAAATTCCGTCATTGGCAGGATATCATTCTGCCGGACCGCTCCGCCGTCACGATGACCGTTCCAAATATGAGAGCTTATTCACTGTTAGCGATTCAAACATGCCATAAGCGGAATGTTCATGCTATTGGAGGGATGGCCGCACATATTCCTGCGAAAGACAACCCAGACATTAATGCTGCTGCATTTGCCAAAATCCGCGAAGACAAAGAACGGGAAGTAAAAGATGGCCATGATGGCACGTGGATTGCTCATCCAGGAATGATCCAAACAGCCCTTGATGTCTTCAATGAGCATATGCCCACAGCCAATCAAATTCATCGAAAGCGTGAAGACGTGACCATTAAAGGGGAAGATTTGCTCGACATGCCAAGCGGAACCATTACTGAAGGTGGTGTCCGTACAAATATTAGTGCCAGCATCCGTTATATAGCCTCATGGTTATCAGGGAGAGGAGCTGCTCCGATAGATCACTTAATGGAGGATGCCGCGACAGCTGAAATCTCTAGAGCTCAACTCTGGCAATGGCTCCATCACCCAAAAGCCATTCTTGACGATGGCCGCCATGTGACCGCTGAGATGATTAGAATGATGGTTAAGGATGAAATTGGAAAAATAACGAATGAAGTGGGGCAAGATCGCTTTGAACAGGGTCGCTTTCCAGAAGCTACACAGTTGTTGGAGCACCTTATTTTTACTGAGCATTTCGAGGAATTTTTAACAATTCCTGCTTATGAAAAATTATAATGGGAGGAATGAGACGATGAATAGTGACAACATATTACAATTGGAGAGAAGCTGGCAGAAAGACGAAAGATGGCTTGACATCACAAGACCGTATAAAGCTGAGGATGTCGTTCGACTAAGGGGATCTATTACGATTGACTACACACTCGCTGAACAGGGGGCTACGAAACTTTGGCAGCTTCTTCATACGGAGGAATATATTCCAGCACTTGGCGCTTTGACAGGAAATCAAGCGATGCAGCAAGTCAAAGCAGGCTTAAAAGCGATTTATTTAAGTGGCTGGCAAGTAGCGGCAGATGCGAACCTTGCTGGAAGCATGTACCCTGATCAAAGCCTGT
The genomic region above belongs to Bacillus sp. A301a_S52 and contains:
- a CDS encoding 3-oxoacyl-ACP synthase, whose translation is MTSLQIAVTGIGILSSIGKNKHEVFESMKQNKSGIDFIKSFNPESFISEMGAEIKAYNPNDYFTSEEEKDFDRCAQYAIISIQEALEEAKVDSTSNLTIGLAFGTCNGGLNSLEEQRSLEELDRDKTRKYPFYQQGDAVAKKFQLSGPVMTLNTACAASGNAIGYACDMIRHGYADMMIAGGSDSMSTSVYAGFNALKALNDKPCSPYNEQYGLSLGEGAAFIVLEPLEKALAREAKIYSVIEGYGLTSDAHHETAPQPDGYGIQKAVEMAMSQGNVSQEEIEYINTHGTGTKANDPAELRGLRSYFKDQFDDIYVSSSKAYFGHNLGAAASIEYVTTLLALEQGKLPATLHFSKAREGCDHPKLVTNSMHSYAPKYFLCNNSAFGGHNSSILSKNVSHPSYSTSKNEINHQANVKSIAICSFGTIHARAHEDGSFLLNVFQNKTSPLHLEFSLKNYNKTLYQRRMNPLTQYSIGACDLALKKIPMEESEYEDLGLVFGTSRGSLKSAEKYLGSILNRGEENASSVYFPDMVLNSTAGKLAKVFNIKGFSSSHSSGGIDGLQAIHYGTTSILDGKQKAILVGAGDEQSRLSTEIDMAMDLTASTYEMSEGSTFLMLADDETVKAKGLQKLASIKGFGQAFNSNTDIYTTIEKSVAHCLENARLSEEDIDFVFYHNNNVTDSEALQKLLEKYAHLPVMTLNHLCGYMESNGSLFHTQAAIELLSLPKKEQQSVIQSFGWTKERVATGLIVSISINGNSMAMAIGK
- a CDS encoding alpha/beta hydrolase, yielding MLNIEELKQYARLHVRTHSFTKIDPLDILNNIHLPPCEVPTKGAWDQQWVTAAERCLKEGSMEDAIQCFNFARFPYPHTEQQKAASKELSIVFERTYAKDNIRKHTFQAHGKPFSVYTSNLHLNQPCLLVIGGIVSVKEQWKVFLKVGKKLGFSVIIMECPGVGENRTVYDNASHRMLGQVLDTFSSLANVNHTYIVGMSFGGHLAIKQALEDTRVKGITTVGAPLHYFFKEYSEKHVPFITQLTLSHVLEKNLEDVSRTLTSYAISPEELRNLRIPLTYVFSRRDEIIPTNDKEFLLENGQNITFYEFDDVHGSPNHLDLIQKIVPLSLLKQSGSKKNVIRLGLAFILFLTKWKKRWGKQ
- a CDS encoding thioesterase encodes the protein MQLFCFHCAGGSSNMFSKWEFPGIDVVGIDLPGRGIRVNEPFLNQFDKAVEDLANKVISLRNRSETWGVFGHSMGGLLAYEVSRRLQEYKVQCRILSGINPIDRYGGGVKLLDEDDHTIVGRLADLGGVPNEYKNHPMFVKWFAPILRADLSLVKTFRYTATKSKIPTYIVNGLDDILTRKVGEADWKEVMPESMEYVTVEGGHFSILQKPEVVDRLVKASFKKLGVTSC
- a CDS encoding MBL fold metallo-hydrolase, with the protein product MKVIKVSQHVYKIEAWFLLKMSAWLVKANNGVYIVDTGMPFMSNRIIKEAEKLGELKAILLTHGHSDHVGGLKKILNKHNLPVYSHVMDIKHMEGREPFPGRKKKEHLVEPGIVKPLKQNEDGTLEAIENLVPYHTPGHSPGHVSYYHTLDRVLIGGDLFTSKGDKLKPPIKMFTADMSQAIESGKIVKELRPEVVSICHGSDIKQPHNQINAYLQL
- a CDS encoding TetR/AcrR family transcriptional regulator; translated protein: MSLEAQAKERILLAAQKLFTQKGYEQVTVREIAREAKCSHTSIYVYFEDKKQLLEALAEEPLDRLRNSIQNTLASEKYRPQEQLTRLSKMFVHFGLSYRNLYQAFLTYEASRVDIEETIWELNEKRLELFIHLKNAVKGVFPNFDEKQLLDLSRMVYFLLHGIIMTYKNVDERVNGIIRRVFPIVERSINYLIQGGVCDESNQSLTARLQN
- a CDS encoding YhfH family protein; its protein translation is MMKKTSRPFKSTAKKTCPECGEFIKELTESYFMECERCLTRKSE
- the aceB gene encoding malate synthase A, with protein sequence MSTVEEKIKILGERHDEYDEILTEEALQFIYHLEARFGKRRKELLNDREKVQVAIDEGHTPHFSSEMKSIREGDWTVAPLPQDLLDRRVEITGPVDRKMVINALNSGAKVFMADFEDANSPTWNNCLEGQINLRDAIRGTISFTNESGKHYQLQDDPAVIKVRPRGWHLEEKHFLVNGQRISASLFDFGLYFFHNAKALIEKGSGPYFYLPKIENHREAKLWNDVFVFAQKELGFPQGTIKATVLIETILAAFEMDEILYELKEHSAGLNCGRWDYIFSIVKKFRHWQDIILPDRSAVTMTVPNMRAYSLLAIQTCHKRNVHAIGGMAAHIPAKDNPDINAAAFAKIREDKEREVKDGHDGTWIAHPGMIQTALDVFNEHMPTANQIHRKREDVTIKGEDLLDMPSGTITEGGVRTNISASIRYIASWLSGRGAAPIDHLMEDAATAEISRAQLWQWLHHPKAILDDGRHVTAEMIRMMVKDEIGKITNEVGQDRFEQGRFPEATQLLEHLIFTEHFEEFLTIPAYEKL